Genomic window (Aurantimicrobium sp. INA4):
CTTTATCAAAACGCAGGGCCTTCATGCGCTTGGATGCCAGCTTGGCACCCACAAGGTCATGGTGGTGAAAGCTCACAGCGCCACCCGGTTCCAGCTGCCTTGTGGCCGGCTTGCCGATGTCGTGCAGGAGTGCTGCTAGCCGCAATGTGACATCGGCAGGTTCGCCTGGGTTCCGTTCCTTTTCCAAGTCGATGGCTTGTTCGAGCACTGTCAGGCTGTGCTCATACACATCCTTGTGGTGATGGTGTTCATCCACTTCAAGGCGAAGTGCGGGAATCTCGGGTAACACAATCGCTGCAATGCCGGTGCTCACGAGAAGCTCAATGCCAGCACGGGGGTGATCTGTTTGCAGGAGTTTGCACAGTTCTTCGTTCACACGCTCAGCAGAAATGTTCTCAATGGCACCGGCAAACTCTGTCATTGCCCACTCAGTTTCCGCATCGGGGTGGAATCCGAGTTGAGAGGCAAAGCGTGCTGCGCGCATCATGCGTAAGGGGTCTTCGGTGAAAGAAACTTCTGCCGATTTTGGTGCACGAAGAATCTTTGCTTGGAGGTCTTCCACCCCGCCGGAGGGGTCAACAAGAATGAGCTCCGGTAAACGGACGGCCATCGCGTTGACACGGAAATCTCGCCTCAACAGGTCTTCTTCAAGGCTGTCGCCAAAAGCAACCTCTGGTTTACGCGTCTTTCCGTCATAGTGATCTGCTCGATAAGTGGTGATTTCCACCTTCTCGCCGGCTATCTGGGCACCGATGGTGCCAAAGTCGCGGCCGATGTCCCACTGTGCTTCAGAGATGGGTTCAACGATGTGCAAGATGTCATCGGGGCGGGCATTCGTCGTGAAGTCGAGGTCATGCACGGCGTGACCAAGAAAGGCGTCGCGAACGGGGCCACCTACGAGCGCCAGTTCATATCCGGCGTCGGCAAAGGCTTTCGCCAGGCGTGAAACGCTGGGCGAAGTACTCAAACGAGTAATTGATTCGATTGCTGAGGCGGCACTGTGCATTTCCCGTCATTCTACGGGGAGCATCGGGCGCTAACACGGTTGCGACGCCTACAATGGCAGGATGCCCTCTGCAGTGATTTCACGAGCCAACCGTGCATCACTGAGTGCACAGCTGGTGCGCTGGTGCGGGGCTCTTCTCATTACGGCACTGATGGTGACGGGACTCCAGCCTGGTGCGAAGGCAGCAGACGAGGTTTCACTCACGCTGACGCCCTCCGCTCTCAGTGCGGGACCGGGTGAAACCTTGGCAACAAGTGTCACCGTGACCAACGAGGGCACCGATGACATTCCCGCGGGCGAGGTCACGATTACTGCGCCTTCTGGTGTGCTGAACACACTCGTTGATCTGGATGAATGGTACTCCTCCAGTGACACTCAACAAACTGGCCGTTTCCTCACTTCTATTGACGTACCCGCCGTTTCTGCTGGGGAAACGGTGACGGTTAGTGCTGAACTACCTCTGGCTTCAGGTCGCTTTGGTTCATTGTGGGGGCCACGTGGTCTTGCCGCTGACTATCAGGTTTCCGGTGTGAGCACAGCGAGCGCTCGTTCTTCATTTGTCTGGACTGCAGGAACAGCTCCCTCCCCTGCGGCGATGACCACAATCTTGGCCATTGTTCCCCCGGCAGATTCCGCCGGAGTGCTCAGCTCACAGAAGCTCGTTGAGCTCACCGGCCCCAGCGGAGTTCTCACACGCCAGCTTCAACTAGCTCAAGGCCGGACCGTTGCAATCGGGGTTGACCCACGCATCATCAGCTCGATTGCTGCTTTGGGTGACACAATTCCAGAAAACGTTCAGTTGTGGCTGGATTTGCTGAAAGCGCTGCCGAACGAATCGTTCCTGTTGCCTTATGCCAATGCAGATATTTCTGCCCAGGCTCAAGCCGGAGCAACTACGCTGCTCGCGCCAATCACGACAGATATTGTGGCGGGTACTGCCGCGTCCACGGCGAGCGCCACTCCCACACCCACTCCT
Coding sequences:
- a CDS encoding CCA tRNA nucleotidyltransferase, whose amino-acid sequence is MHSAASAIESITRLSTSPSVSRLAKAFADAGYELALVGGPVRDAFLGHAVHDLDFTTNARPDDILHIVEPISEAQWDIGRDFGTIGAQIAGEKVEITTYRADHYDGKTRKPEVAFGDSLEEDLLRRDFRVNAMAVRLPELILVDPSGGVEDLQAKILRAPKSAEVSFTEDPLRMMRAARFASQLGFHPDAETEWAMTEFAGAIENISAERVNEELCKLLQTDHPRAGIELLVSTGIAAIVLPEIPALRLEVDEHHHHKDVYEHSLTVLEQAIDLEKERNPGEPADVTLRLAALLHDIGKPATRQLEPGGAVSFHHHDLVGAKLASKRMKALRFDKETTQNVARLIELHLRFFGYSDAAWSDSAVRRYARDAGDLLDRLHILTRADVTTRNKRKADRLAFAYDDLEQRIAELSEAEELAAIRPDLNGEEIMEILGIPAGREVGEAYNYLLNLRLDEGPLGAEVARERLLQWWANR